From the genome of Effusibacillus lacus, one region includes:
- a CDS encoding M20/M25/M40 family metallo-hydrolase has translation MVEVNEKRLVDRFVQMVKIDSPSSHEREMADYLRKELEALGFDVEEDDSGRDLLQKLGDIRGAETVRFAGNLIARKKGTGLQTDTILFAAHMDTVVSNKGVTVKNENGVIKTDGRTILGADDKAGIAAMLEAAQLANEQQLPHGDLEYVFTIAEESGLNGARLLDKKKLRAKYGFVMDSGGPPHVVIGSSPAEIDFCIKIYGQAAHAGVNPEDGINALAAAGLGLSNIQMGRIDGETTVNVGVIKGGDKTNIVCDYVGLWGEVRSRNQDKLAWQLAKIQTAFAMACEKFGARFEMEEQPIYSGFNLTEEDEVVQIAFEGVRKAGMSPVLAARGGGSDTNIFNAEGIPSVNLGVGASNDHTPEESVTVTDLVQATRLVLGIMEAVAERAGAGAKA, from the coding sequence ATGGTCGAAGTGAACGAGAAGCGGCTTGTGGACCGCTTTGTGCAAATGGTGAAGATAGATTCGCCTTCCTCTCATGAGAGAGAGATGGCCGATTATCTGAGAAAGGAACTGGAAGCCTTGGGGTTTGATGTGGAAGAAGACGATTCCGGAAGAGATTTGCTGCAAAAGCTTGGTGATATAAGAGGGGCAGAAACGGTTCGCTTCGCCGGCAACCTGATCGCCAGGAAGAAGGGGACCGGTCTCCAGACCGACACGATCCTGTTTGCGGCACATATGGACACCGTTGTGTCCAACAAAGGAGTTACTGTGAAAAACGAAAACGGAGTGATCAAAACGGACGGCAGAACCATTCTGGGTGCGGACGACAAGGCGGGAATCGCCGCCATGCTGGAAGCGGCCCAATTGGCAAACGAACAGCAATTGCCGCACGGGGACCTGGAGTATGTGTTTACAATTGCCGAAGAAAGCGGATTGAACGGCGCAAGATTGCTCGACAAAAAGAAATTGCGTGCAAAATATGGTTTCGTGATGGATTCCGGCGGACCGCCGCATGTGGTAATTGGCTCCTCACCGGCAGAGATTGATTTTTGCATTAAGATTTATGGCCAAGCGGCTCATGCCGGAGTAAACCCCGAAGATGGAATCAATGCGTTGGCGGCTGCAGGCCTGGGGCTGTCCAATATCCAAATGGGGCGGATCGATGGGGAGACCACTGTCAACGTTGGAGTTATCAAAGGCGGAGATAAAACCAACATTGTCTGCGATTACGTCGGGTTGTGGGGAGAAGTCCGCAGCCGCAACCAGGATAAGTTGGCGTGGCAGTTGGCCAAGATTCAGACCGCATTTGCCATGGCATGCGAAAAATTCGGGGCCCGGTTTGAGATGGAGGAACAGCCGATCTATTCGGGATTCAACCTGACAGAAGAGGATGAGGTGGTCCAAATCGCCTTCGAGGGCGTTCGCAAGGCCGGCATGAGTCCGGTGCTTGCCGCACGTGGCGGAGGGAGCGACACCAATATCTTCAACGCAGAAGGAATTCCCTCCGTCAATCTTGGAGTCGGTGCTTCCAATGACCATACTCCTGAAGAATCGGTGACGGTGACCGATCTGGTGCAAGCCACACGGCTGGTGCTTGGGATCATGGAGGCAGTTGCAGAACGTGCCGGTGCGGGTGCCAAAGCATGA